One Candidatus Woesearchaeota archaeon genomic region harbors:
- a CDS encoding class I SAM-dependent methyltransferase family protein yields the protein MPILKVPLPEAETVKQILIKHQFLDKTRGIVRTKTSVYYPVKDIPGAKQAVGQHVPDAISLSWSKKKMPLRKEITTLRGALSSALTTAEQEVLKTSYDSIGNIAILEIPAELQAKERHIAQTLLTLNKSIKTVVKKAGVHEGTFRLQPLQYLAGEKTKETIHKENNVRIKLDVEQVYFSPRLSTERRRIMQQVKPEEDILVMFAGCGPYTLELAKNTKARAVVGIEINPKGHHYAEENVKLNKLSNVTNYCGDVRVVVPQLLKKIEKKFDRVLMPLPMGGEHFLDVALTAVKSGGIIHFYDFLKEEAFPQEAIAKIAAVCKEKGRTYKVLHTTLCGQYAPRLFRVCIDAMVH from the coding sequence ATGCCGATCTTAAAAGTTCCTCTACCTGAAGCAGAAACAGTAAAACAGATCCTCATTAAGCATCAATTCTTGGATAAGACAAGGGGTATAGTAAGAACAAAGACTTCGGTCTATTACCCAGTTAAAGACATTCCAGGAGCAAAGCAGGCAGTTGGCCAGCATGTTCCTGACGCTATTTCTCTTTCTTGGAGTAAAAAAAAGATGCCGTTACGCAAGGAAATAACAACCTTACGGGGAGCATTGTCTTCTGCATTAACAACAGCAGAACAAGAAGTGCTCAAGACCAGTTATGATAGTATCGGGAATATCGCTATTCTTGAGATTCCCGCTGAACTTCAGGCAAAAGAAAGACATATTGCCCAAACCTTACTAACCCTGAACAAGAGCATCAAGACCGTAGTAAAAAAGGCTGGCGTTCATGAAGGTACATTCAGGTTGCAACCATTGCAGTATCTTGCCGGAGAAAAAACAAAGGAAACGATCCATAAAGAGAACAATGTACGCATAAAGCTTGATGTCGAGCAGGTTTATTTTTCTCCGCGCCTGAGCACTGAACGCAGAAGGATCATGCAGCAGGTAAAACCAGAAGAAGATATCCTTGTGATGTTTGCTGGCTGCGGTCCTTACACCCTTGAACTGGCTAAAAATACCAAAGCAAGAGCAGTTGTTGGCATAGAAATCAATCCAAAAGGCCATCACTATGCAGAAGAAAACGTGAAGCTCAACAAGCTCAGTAATGTCACGAATTACTGTGGGGATGTCCGGGTTGTTGTTCCACAACTCCTGAAAAAAATAGAGAAAAAGTTCGATAGAGTACTGATGCCATTGCCCATGGGAGGTGAGCATTTCCTTGATGTTGCTTTAACAGCAGTAAAGTCAGGTGGGATTATTCATTTCTATGATTTTCTTAAAGAAGAAGCATTTCCTCAAGAGGCAATCGCAAAAATTGCTGCTGTATGTAAAGAAAAAGGAAGAACCTACAAGGTTCTCCACACAACATTATGCGGACAGTACGCTCCGCGTTTATTTCGTGTGTGTATTGATGCGATGGTTCACTGA
- a CDS encoding class I SAM-dependent methyltransferase yields MSNQYAVRSPEYLQRFSTFRDGTSLEHIAMSVERLQEKRNLQIADMMCGDGAIGKFLVRYFGVEAIKLLVFIDGSQKMLDALPLDALPLGASKVLADVQKLDYPANQFDIMVCRYGLNNLEIQQYLPVLRGYLRTLREYGILTVQDHFPKNDPDAELINTIEGLVAVQDGRDDKPYIPPISQFEEWVALSGGRVVARTEFTCVWSLRERFECKGRTSDGVTEELKSLSEHNKTGIEIASTPDDIMISYPIATFTIQK; encoded by the coding sequence ATGTCAAATCAATATGCTGTGAGGTCACCAGAGTATTTGCAGAGATTTTCTACGTTTAGAGACGGAACATCATTAGAACATATTGCTATGTCGGTCGAGAGGTTACAAGAAAAGAGAAACCTACAAATAGCCGATATGATGTGTGGAGATGGAGCCATAGGGAAATTCTTAGTAAGATATTTTGGAGTAGAAGCTATTAAATTGCTTGTTTTTATTGATGGTAGCCAAAAAATGTTAGATGCATTGCCTCTGGATGCACTACCTCTTGGTGCAAGTAAAGTTCTTGCAGATGTGCAAAAATTGGATTATCCTGCTAATCAATTTGATATAATGGTATGTAGATATGGATTAAATAATTTGGAGATTCAACAATATTTACCTGTATTAAGGGGGTACCTAAGGACTTTAAGAGAATATGGAATATTGACTGTTCAAGATCACTTTCCAAAAAATGATCCAGATGCAGAATTAATTAACACAATAGAAGGGTTAGTGGCTGTTCAAGATGGAAGAGATGATAAACCCTATATTCCTCCAATTAGCCAGTTTGAAGAATGGGTTGCTTTATCAGGGGGCAGAGTAGTGGCAAGGACTGAGTTTACCTGTGTCTGGAGTCTGAGAGAAAGATTCGAATGTAAGGGTAGAACAAGTGATGGAGTGACCGAGGAATTGAAGAGTCTGTCTGAACACAACAAGACTGGAATTGAAATTGCTTCAACACCTGATGATATTATGATCAGTTATCCTATTGCTACTTTTACTATACAAAAATGA
- a CDS encoding cation-translocating P-type ATPase — protein sequence MNGYHDASIEEVCTALKTSRTGIDEKEARFRLKRYGLNKLKEKKTVSKLKIFLEQFKNPVVWVLLGATLVSLAFGEILQSTVILIIVLINAFLGFLQEYKAERTIVALLRLTKLQATIIREGKKQTIDALFLVPGDIIVLETGDKVPADARLIEATTLQANESSLTGESVAVRKTIEALPKETLLADRTNMVYAGTIITSGRALALVTHTGTKTEMGKIAHLLQETSTHETPLQQRLRLLSKRLGFYVLLISAIIFTIGVVRGETALPVLMIAVALAVAAIPEGLPIVVTICLALGVQRMAKQSVLIRKLHAAEALGSISVICTDKTGTLTKNEMTVTKVYANHEEYLVTGSGYERNGSVTTIEGVSVDTRELAMLFTIGAMNNNAEIERDENNTTTEVIGDPTEAALLISAGKAGIDIVATKVNQQRIGEIPFSSERKRMTTIHKIGTRKFAYTKGAPEQVLRICTSIKIGKTVRELTIDDNVKILKQNEAFGKQALRVLAFAYRELRPELEHKTSGQVEGKMVFVGLQAMMDPPRERVSEAVATCHEAGIKVVMVTGDHKDTALAIAQQVGITGSVITGKEIDEREDLASIVDDVGVYARVDPSHKIKIISALQRKGYRVAMTGDGVNDAPALKKADIGIAMGMRGTDVAKEASDIILMDDNFTSIVNGIEEGRGIFDNIKKFVNYLLSSNLAEVLILVIAMFFMFTDGQGWVILPLATLHLLWINVITDGLPALALSVDPKSYALMQRPPRNGEEGIITKNMALNIITVGILVAFVVLGLFAYYLPDAAKARTIAFTAVIVFEMVRIQMIRSHYKLGVFSNRWLLGAICSSLVLQLLVLYTPLQTIFNVVPLGLIDWAIIIGVTIPLFAVAMLASLAIKKVTNQRD from the coding sequence ATGAATGGGTATCATGACGCATCCATCGAGGAAGTCTGTACAGCGCTAAAGACGAGTCGTACAGGAATCGATGAAAAAGAGGCTCGATTCCGGCTTAAACGCTATGGGCTGAACAAACTCAAAGAGAAAAAGACCGTCAGCAAACTCAAAATCTTTCTCGAGCAGTTCAAAAATCCGGTTGTCTGGGTGCTTCTCGGTGCAACCCTTGTTTCACTTGCTTTTGGAGAAATACTCCAATCGACAGTTATTCTGATCATTGTACTTATCAATGCCTTTCTTGGATTCTTGCAAGAATACAAAGCAGAACGTACAATCGTTGCCCTGCTTCGCCTCACCAAACTCCAGGCAACCATCATAAGGGAAGGAAAGAAACAAACGATTGATGCTCTTTTTCTTGTTCCAGGTGACATCATTGTCCTTGAAACAGGAGATAAAGTTCCTGCCGATGCTCGTTTAATTGAAGCAACAACCCTTCAGGCAAACGAGTCAAGTTTAACCGGAGAATCAGTAGCAGTACGAAAGACCATTGAAGCGCTTCCGAAAGAAACTTTACTTGCTGATAGAACAAACATGGTGTATGCAGGAACAATAATAACCAGTGGCAGGGCTCTTGCGCTTGTTACGCATACAGGAACAAAAACAGAAATGGGAAAGATAGCCCATCTTTTGCAGGAAACAAGTACCCATGAAACACCACTCCAGCAGAGACTACGATTGCTGAGTAAACGGCTTGGATTTTATGTACTCTTGATCAGCGCAATTATTTTTACCATAGGAGTGGTACGTGGAGAAACAGCCTTACCGGTCTTAATGATTGCCGTTGCGCTTGCAGTAGCTGCCATTCCTGAAGGGCTACCTATTGTGGTGACGATTTGTCTGGCATTAGGGGTTCAACGCATGGCAAAACAGAGCGTCCTTATCAGAAAGTTGCACGCTGCCGAAGCCCTTGGAAGTATCTCAGTCATCTGTACTGATAAGACAGGAACGCTAACAAAGAATGAAATGACGGTAACAAAGGTCTATGCCAACCACGAGGAATATTTGGTGACGGGAAGCGGGTATGAGAGAAACGGTTCAGTAACAACCATCGAGGGAGTTTCTGTTGATACACGAGAGCTTGCCATGCTCTTTACCATCGGAGCAATGAACAATAATGCAGAGATTGAACGGGATGAAAACAATACTACAACCGAGGTTATCGGAGATCCTACTGAGGCCGCATTGCTCATTAGTGCAGGAAAAGCAGGTATTGACATCGTTGCGACGAAAGTAAACCAACAACGTATCGGAGAAATTCCTTTTTCATCCGAACGTAAACGAATGACAACGATTCATAAAATAGGTACACGAAAATTTGCCTATACCAAAGGAGCTCCTGAGCAAGTTCTCCGTATCTGTACGAGCATTAAAATCGGAAAGACCGTGAGAGAGCTAACCATTGATGATAACGTTAAGATTCTCAAACAGAATGAAGCCTTTGGAAAACAAGCATTGAGAGTTCTTGCATTTGCCTATAGAGAATTACGGCCAGAATTAGAACATAAAACCAGTGGTCAGGTTGAAGGAAAAATGGTCTTTGTCGGATTACAAGCCATGATGGATCCTCCTCGGGAACGGGTAAGTGAAGCTGTTGCAACCTGTCACGAAGCAGGCATTAAAGTAGTAATGGTAACTGGTGATCATAAAGATACTGCCTTAGCTATTGCCCAACAGGTAGGTATCACGGGTAGCGTGATTACCGGAAAGGAAATTGATGAGCGTGAAGATTTAGCAAGCATTGTTGATGACGTTGGTGTGTACGCACGTGTTGATCCAAGTCATAAGATTAAAATCATTTCAGCCCTTCAAAGAAAAGGTTATCGCGTTGCTATGACTGGTGATGGGGTAAATGACGCGCCTGCACTGAAAAAAGCAGATATTGGCATTGCCATGGGAATGAGAGGTACAGACGTTGCCAAGGAAGCGAGTGATATTATTCTTATGGATGATAACTTTACGTCGATTGTTAATGGCATTGAAGAAGGAAGAGGTATCTTTGATAACATTAAGAAATTTGTGAATTATCTGCTCTCGAGCAATTTAGCAGAAGTCCTTATTCTTGTCATAGCCATGTTCTTTATGTTTACTGATGGTCAGGGATGGGTAATCCTTCCTCTTGCGACCTTGCATCTTCTTTGGATCAATGTCATTACTGATGGACTTCCTGCATTAGCGCTAAGTGTAGATCCGAAGAGCTACGCATTAATGCAGCGACCACCACGAAATGGAGAAGAGGGGATTATTACCAAGAACATGGCATTGAACATTATAACTGTGGGAATACTTGTTGCTTTCGTTGTGTTGGGACTTTTTGCCTATTATCTTCCTGACGCTGCAAAAGCCAGAACCATCGCCTTTACTGCCGTAATCGTTTTTGAGATGGTGAGAATCCAGATGATTCGATCGCACTATAAACTGGGTGTGTTCTCAAACAGATGGTTACTTGGAGCAATCTGCTCTTCTCTTGTCCTGCAATTACTCGTACTTTATACACCCCTCCAAACGATATTTAATGTTGTCCCTCTCGGATTGATTGATTGGGCAATAATCATCGGCGTAACTATTCCTTTATTCGCTGTAGCCATGCTTGCTTCTCTTGCCATTAAGAAAGTAACGAATCAACGAGATTAG
- the rpe gene encoding ribulose-phosphate 3-epimerase — MPALKIAPSILSADFSRLQDEIDTVKNADWLHIDVMDGHFVPNITIGPVVIKKLKTPLKKDVHLMITEPRKYAPAFVEAGADSITFHANACKSNAERKKTVHFLKRLNIQVGVALNPDNPLSMIDVLLDDVDMVVLMTVFPGFGGQKFMPSVLAKIKELRNLKPGMDIQVDGGITDKTAQQVVAAGANILVAGSFIFSHKDHGQAVELLRRVGDID; from the coding sequence ATGCCTGCGCTCAAAATTGCTCCATCAATTTTATCTGCTGATTTTTCTCGTCTTCAGGATGAGATAGACACGGTCAAGAATGCAGACTGGCTCCACATCGATGTCATGGATGGTCATTTTGTACCGAACATCACAATTGGACCGGTAGTTATTAAAAAGCTCAAAACTCCGTTGAAGAAGGATGTTCATCTGATGATTACTGAGCCAAGAAAGTATGCACCTGCGTTTGTAGAAGCCGGAGCAGATTCCATAACCTTCCATGCGAATGCATGCAAGAGCAATGCGGAACGTAAAAAGACAGTGCATTTCTTGAAGCGCCTCAACATACAGGTAGGTGTTGCCCTTAACCCCGATAATCCCTTGTCTATGATTGATGTCTTGCTTGATGATGTTGATATGGTCGTACTCATGACGGTTTTCCCAGGATTTGGCGGGCAAAAATTTATGCCCAGCGTGCTTGCCAAGATAAAAGAATTGAGAAATCTAAAGCCGGGGATGGATATACAAGTTGATGGTGGCATTACTGATAAGACTGCACAGCAGGTTGTCGCAGCAGGCGCAAATATCCTTGTTGCAGGCTCGTTTATCTTTTCCCACAAAGATCATGGCCAGGCTGTTGAGCTTCTGAGAAGGGTGGGAGATATCGATTAA
- a CDS encoding anion transporter, whose translation MIPIIVLVVVFLLIAFRQIGSIRLPIWMIMLGGALLVLVTGQISFDSALRSINTDIILFLFGMFIVGVALEDGGYLSSLANLLFRKAPSIDVLLLFILFGMAIASMLLMNDTVAIIGTPLMLLLAKRHHLHTKLLLLALAFAITIGSVMSPIGNPQNLLIAIHGNLDQPFIAFFTYLFLPTMINLLLCYLLLKWFYRKHFHTRLLIHEEVPITNPRLAFLSQISLLLIIILIVLKIIFIMAIPSFDFDLLYIALIGALPLLLFSQERLSLLKKVDWQTLIFFASLFVLMQSVWDSGFFQQFLFEPTINLTSIPMIFTTSIFLSQFISNVPLVALYLPMLQHAGASAIAFIALAAGSTIAGNLFILGAASNIIIIQNAEKRTGETISFFEFAAIGIPLTLLNALVYIIFLI comes from the coding sequence ATGATTCCCATCATTGTTTTAGTTGTGGTCTTTCTGTTGATTGCATTTCGTCAAATAGGATCGATACGACTCCCTATTTGGATGATCATGCTTGGTGGCGCATTGTTGGTTCTTGTGACAGGACAGATCTCATTTGATAGTGCCTTGAGGTCTATCAATACGGATATTATTCTCTTTCTCTTTGGCATGTTTATTGTCGGTGTTGCATTAGAAGACGGTGGTTATCTCTCCTCTCTGGCAAATCTTCTTTTTCGCAAAGCTCCATCAATTGATGTTTTGTTGCTGTTTATTTTATTTGGTATGGCTATTGCCTCTATGTTGCTGATGAATGATACAGTAGCAATTATTGGCACTCCGTTGATGCTGCTCTTAGCCAAACGCCATCACCTGCATACAAAGCTTCTTCTTCTTGCACTTGCCTTTGCCATCACCATTGGAAGTGTGATGAGCCCTATTGGGAATCCACAGAATTTACTGATTGCGATTCATGGTAATCTTGATCAACCCTTTATTGCTTTTTTCACGTATCTTTTTTTACCGACGATGATTAATCTACTGCTTTGTTATCTGTTGCTAAAATGGTTTTACCGGAAGCATTTCCATACTCGATTATTGATTCACGAAGAAGTACCCATTACGAATCCTCGACTAGCGTTTCTTTCTCAGATTTCATTACTGCTCATCATAATACTTATCGTTCTCAAAATTATTTTTATCATGGCTATTCCGTCTTTTGATTTTGATCTTCTGTACATTGCCCTTATCGGGGCCCTTCCCCTCTTATTGTTCAGTCAAGAACGTCTTTCTCTTCTTAAGAAAGTTGATTGGCAAACACTGATCTTTTTTGCTTCCTTGTTTGTTCTCATGCAAAGTGTCTGGGACAGTGGTTTTTTCCAGCAATTTTTGTTCGAACCCACTATCAACCTTACCTCTATTCCTATGATCTTTACCACCAGCATTTTCTTAAGCCAGTTCATTTCGAATGTTCCTCTGGTTGCTCTCTACCTTCCCATGCTTCAACATGCAGGTGCATCAGCAATCGCGTTTATCGCTCTTGCCGCAGGAAGCACTATTGCAGGAAATCTCTTTATTTTAGGTGCTGCCAGTAATATCATTATCATCCAAAATGCTGAAAAAAGAACCGGAGAAACGATATCTTTTTTTGAGTTTGCAGCGATAGGCATTCCTTTAACCCTACTCAATGCTCTGGTGTATATCATCTTCTTGATATGA
- a CDS encoding DUF2892 domain-containing protein translates to MVKQNLGKLDRILRFALGFWWLGPWAPHYDIALANWLIAIVGWIALIESFIGWCWIHNYLKINNKHH, encoded by the coding sequence ATGGTAAAACAAAATCTTGGTAAATTAGATCGAATTCTGCGCTTTGCGCTTGGGTTTTGGTGGCTCGGTCCCTGGGCTCCCCACTACGACATTGCGTTAGCCAATTGGCTTATTGCCATCGTCGGGTGGATTGCTTTGATCGAGAGCTTCATTGGTTGGTGCTGGATACATAACTACCTCAAGATCAACAACAAGCACCACTAA
- a CDS encoding hydrogenase membrane subunit codes for MTLAIVWQGGIVLLLLSFLLPLLLVSCKCSWIRKGSLLSMILGLVALTYVAGISLYRGEVASLVFFSLPFVMFIDRFAAFFIVVVTIISTCVAIYSWSYVEHYASSTKKNLLVALMGSFILFMILVITSHDMLSFLIFWELMALASFLLVMFEYEKQETRKAGLFYFIMTQMSTVFLLLAFILFANATGSLALQTPSALTPTMGSIIFVLLFFGFGIKAGIIPLHKWLPYAHPASPSNVSALMSGVMIKVALYGLMRFVLMILPPQLWWGIVILIAGTISALLGVIYALKEHDIKRLLAYHSIENIGIILIGFGLAGILQWYQLGNLATLALAGSLFHILNHALFKSLLFLTAGSVVQATGTRNIEEMGGLIKVMPITATLFLVGAISIAALPPFNGFMSELMIFQAFFASGEIPNALMVIFLMVCLSLLALTSALAAVCFVKAFAITFLASPRSEHAAKAKEVHTSMLLGPALLALLCLGLGLFSYQIFSRIIDSSVLPNMLFIGIALLISYVVIVATLFFLASPKTRISETWGCGLISQNARMEYTASGFSEPIMNIFSLIYRPKKTIEREYAEPSKSIFTKGKAHFDLVKFFEAYLYMPVISLINRVSLVITKLHTGSLDTYTAYVFVAMVVLMILAGWLG; via the coding sequence ATTACGCTAGCAATAGTCTGGCAAGGTGGCATTGTACTGTTACTGCTTAGCTTTCTGCTTCCCTTATTACTCGTATCATGTAAGTGCTCATGGATTCGAAAAGGCTCTTTACTCTCGATGATTCTTGGTTTGGTAGCCTTAACTTATGTTGCCGGTATCTCCTTATATCGAGGGGAAGTAGCAAGCCTTGTTTTCTTTTCCCTGCCCTTTGTTATGTTTATTGACCGTTTTGCTGCTTTTTTTATTGTAGTGGTAACGATCATTTCAACCTGCGTGGCAATCTATTCATGGAGTTATGTTGAACACTATGCTTCAAGCACTAAAAAGAACCTTCTCGTGGCATTGATGGGTTCGTTTATTCTGTTTATGATTCTGGTTATAACCTCTCACGATATGCTCTCTTTCCTTATTTTCTGGGAACTCATGGCATTGGCGTCATTTCTCTTGGTAATGTTTGAATATGAAAAACAAGAAACACGAAAAGCAGGATTGTTTTATTTTATTATGACGCAAATGAGTACGGTATTTTTGTTGTTGGCATTTATTCTCTTCGCTAATGCAACAGGGTCATTGGCATTACAGACACCCTCAGCATTAACTCCAACAATGGGCAGTATTATTTTTGTGCTCCTCTTTTTTGGTTTTGGTATTAAAGCAGGTATCATTCCTTTACATAAATGGCTGCCATATGCCCATCCTGCCAGCCCCTCAAATGTTTCTGCTTTAATGTCAGGCGTTATGATTAAGGTTGCTCTCTATGGATTGATGCGCTTTGTGCTTATGATTTTACCGCCACAACTCTGGTGGGGAATAGTGATTTTGATAGCCGGAACTATTTCTGCCTTACTAGGCGTTATCTATGCGCTCAAAGAACATGATATTAAACGATTATTAGCCTATCACAGTATCGAAAATATTGGTATCATCCTCATTGGCTTTGGCTTAGCTGGAATCTTACAATGGTACCAATTGGGAAATCTCGCAACACTCGCATTAGCTGGATCATTATTTCATATCTTAAATCATGCGTTGTTCAAGTCTCTCTTATTCCTAACTGCTGGTTCAGTAGTACAGGCAACGGGAACCAGAAATATTGAAGAGATGGGTGGACTCATCAAGGTCATGCCCATTACCGCAACACTGTTTTTAGTAGGAGCAATCTCCATTGCTGCATTACCCCCCTTTAATGGCTTCATGAGCGAACTGATGATTTTCCAAGCCTTTTTTGCCTCTGGTGAAATCCCCAATGCTCTTATGGTTATTTTCTTAATGGTATGTCTATCATTGTTAGCGTTGACAAGCGCCCTAGCAGCCGTATGTTTTGTAAAGGCCTTTGCCATTACTTTCTTAGCTAGTCCTCGGTCAGAACATGCAGCAAAAGCAAAGGAAGTCCATACATCGATGCTGCTGGGACCGGCATTACTAGCGCTCTTGTGTTTAGGGTTGGGATTATTTTCATATCAGATTTTTTCCAGGATTATAGATAGTTCAGTCTTACCGAACATGCTTTTCATTGGCATAGCTTTACTCATCAGTTATGTGGTCATCGTTGCTACCTTATTTTTCCTCGCCTCCCCTAAGACCAGGATCAGTGAAACCTGGGGCTGTGGTTTAATCTCACAGAATGCCCGGATGGAATACACTGCTTCTGGCTTCTCAGAACCAATCATGAATATCTTTAGTCTTATTTACCGTCCGAAGAAAACAATTGAAAGGGAATATGCTGAACCTTCGAAGAGCATTTTTACCAAGGGAAAAGCACATTTCGATCTGGTCAAATTTTTTGAAGCGTATCTGTATATGCCGGTTATCAGTCTTATCAATAGAGTATCCTTAGTAATAACGAAGTTGCACACCGGAAGTCTGGATACCTATACCGCCTATGTGTTTGTTGCCATGGTAGTCTTAATGATTCTTGCAGGGTGGTTAGGATGA
- a CDS encoding NADH-quinone oxidoreductase subunit H, giving the protein MNTSFVLFSFLNILLALLVSPLFIMLIKKVKAMAQGRRGPSLWQGYYNLGKLLKKEVLYSPNASFIMRITPYINLMVMIVAILFVPLTFIPQPVDAIGNIILFLYLLALGKFFMALAGLDAGSTFGGMGSSREMTFSAILEPVAIMVFAALAFIVKTTNIHTMFLQVSENGLATFSPSLLLLSIPLFIVLIVETARIPVDNPETHLELTMIHEAMILEQSGKNLALMELSHAIKQTLLMGLLINIFFPWGIATTVSPGTLVLGIISFFLKGVVLCVILGIFESSIAKLRLFRLPSLFMIAFFLSFITILLEVFA; this is encoded by the coding sequence ATGAATACGTCATTTGTGCTCTTCAGCTTCCTCAATATACTCCTCGCACTTCTTGTTTCTCCCTTGTTTATCATGCTTATCAAGAAAGTAAAGGCCATGGCACAGGGAAGACGAGGTCCCTCGTTGTGGCAGGGTTATTACAATCTAGGGAAATTGTTGAAAAAAGAAGTGCTTTATTCCCCCAATGCTTCGTTCATTATGCGCATTACGCCCTATATCAACCTCATGGTCATGATCGTGGCTATATTATTCGTACCACTGACATTTATTCCTCAGCCAGTTGATGCTATTGGAAACATTATTCTTTTCTTGTATCTCCTCGCGTTAGGAAAATTTTTCATGGCGTTAGCCGGACTAGATGCCGGAAGCACCTTTGGAGGCATGGGCAGCTCCAGGGAGATGACCTTCTCTGCAATCCTTGAACCTGTTGCTATTATGGTATTTGCAGCCTTGGCATTTATAGTAAAAACAACAAACATCCATACCATGTTTCTCCAGGTTTCTGAGAATGGGTTAGCAACCTTTAGTCCCAGCCTATTACTCTTATCAATTCCACTTTTCATTGTACTCATCGTAGAAACAGCACGAATTCCTGTGGATAATCCAGAAACACATCTAGAGTTAACAATGATCCATGAAGCAATGATTTTAGAGCAGTCTGGCAAAAATCTCGCACTTATGGAACTATCACATGCTATTAAGCAAACCTTGCTGATGGGTCTGCTCATCAACATCTTCTTTCCGTGGGGAATTGCAACTACCGTAAGCCCTGGAACATTGGTGCTCGGAATCATCAGTTTTTTCCTGAAAGGAGTTGTTCTCTGTGTTATCCTCGGCATATTTGAGTCAAGCATAGCCAAACTACGGTTGTTCAGACTGCCAAGCCTCTTTATGATTGCTTTTTTCCTTTCGTTTATTACTATCCTCCTTGAGGTGTTTGCCTGA
- a CDS encoding hydrogenase subunit: MELFWINGLVKVLLICILITVTFIVTRRDILSLMTSYRIQSLFLAFLAMVLYFQEQTMTLLFVALLTLVSKVFIIPWMFKKVQATMKIHRDVEFHYLTPVSSMLVSMFIILGVYSAFYQLQGLIGDELFFLGAILGISLTFMGLVIVFSRKKAITKIIGYLTMENGVVLFSLFVTELPFIIEILVILDLIMLVLLVTLLAFGLDASVEEFHYKLHHWFRREEKP, translated from the coding sequence ATGGAACTCTTCTGGATTAATGGGCTGGTTAAGGTGTTGTTGATCTGTATATTGATCACGGTTACGTTTATTGTGACGAGGAGAGATATCCTCAGTTTGATGACCTCATACCGCATCCAATCCTTATTTTTAGCCTTCTTGGCAATGGTGCTGTATTTTCAGGAGCAGACCATGACCTTGCTCTTTGTAGCTTTGTTAACGCTCGTCAGCAAGGTGTTTATTATTCCGTGGATGTTCAAGAAAGTGCAGGCAACGATGAAAATCCATCGAGATGTTGAATTTCACTATCTGACGCCGGTTAGCTCGATGCTTGTTTCCATGTTTATTATTCTCGGGGTTTATTCAGCGTTTTATCAATTGCAAGGACTTATTGGCGATGAATTGTTTTTCCTTGGAGCAATATTGGGCATCTCCTTAACATTCATGGGATTAGTTATTGTTTTTAGTCGGAAAAAAGCGATTACCAAAATCATCGGTTATCTGACCATGGAGAATGGCGTTGTCCTTTTCAGTCTTTTCGTGACCGAACTTCCGTTTATTATTGAGATCCTTGTTATTCTTGATCTGATTATGTTAGTGCTTTTGGTAACTTTGCTAGCCTTTGGCTTAGATGCTAGTGTGGAGGAATTTCATTACAAATTACACCATTGGTTTCGTCGGGAGGAAAAACCATGA